From the Gallaecimonas mangrovi genome, one window contains:
- a CDS encoding DUF2127 domain-containing protein: MIVALVLHQLAGDHLAENIERILSRIGLSHSNPIYAFVVNHSDWFAPSRVGIVALLAVLYGLIRFVEAYGLWRSYTWTEWFALLSGAVYLPFELFEMVTNPNGVTLVVMLINITVVAYMAWVLRESRKNKANPAANKTIKT; the protein is encoded by the coding sequence ATGATTGTCGCCCTGGTGCTTCATCAACTGGCTGGGGATCATCTAGCCGAAAACATTGAGCGTATACTGAGCCGCATTGGCCTTAGCCACAGTAATCCTATTTATGCCTTTGTGGTTAACCACAGCGATTGGTTTGCTCCGTCTCGGGTGGGTATTGTTGCACTGCTGGCCGTGCTTTACGGCCTTATTCGTTTTGTTGAAGCCTACGGTTTATGGCGCAGCTACACCTGGACCGAATGGTTTGCGCTGTTAAGTGGCGCTGTGTACCTGCCGTTTGAACTCTTTGAAATGGTCACCAACCCCAACGGGGTTACCTTGGTGGTGATGCTGATTAATATCACGGTGGTGGCCTATATGGCTTGGGTGCTAAGGGAAAGTCGTAAAAACAAAGCAAACCCGGCCGCTAACAAAACCATAAAGACATAA